A single Eremothecium sinecaudum strain ATCC 58844 chromosome VIII, complete sequence DNA region contains:
- the CTF18 gene encoding Ctf18p (Syntenic homolog of Ashbya gossypii ABR019C; Syntenic homolog of Saccharomyces cerevisiae YMR078C (CTF18)) has product MHNIMTEEGSIGPQVLNSGQLNDDDCEMLPSLALGESDLFASTPINGGFGLEEQIKDDHGTTIGRGRSFTSASGKVVVLQKKELKLTQEIHWTADESYGVNINELRDRIEAHKSSKKAADGLDENIRANKRLWVEKWRPRKFLDLVGNEKNNRRVMRWLRQWSPVVFGEMLPSDPMLARLQQYRSEGAQNMMIEKELDPLHRPSKRILLIHGPPGVGKTSVAHVVATQAGYDVMEINASDERAGNIVKEKVNNSLFNDSLSGKPVCVIADEIDGSIEHGLVKTLIDVVRNDSKATQNLLLRNEGSVRKKKKTKYSNKLLTRPIIAICNNLYASALEQLRHHCEIVSFIPASENALLDRLEHVCKKEGVNVQKKVLKQLVYLSQGDVRNSLNNLQFMATNGELNADTDTQSKDISIPWFKLCNRVFYKNPKEDAIVQFKELLRDLELNANYERLVDGCFQLYPTVKYSDIGISKPVKIYEWLYFNDMMAKSVYEHNSELVRYCPMTIMQFHLLFSDVANKQEQWVKNIDYEVRESRKSHAAMAYGILNKIPPKYKIFNTIESLIMEVLPHLDQMLTPDFAKTRDFAVKRKLMDSIIPLLEQFGLTLEHSKDQNFNNILCISPPFNEIIKINPKGSGEPAKRSSILNILLARLEEIKVQNKSKEVDKRSHEDRQEVKKNNNIMPADYFKNQYKMVSLLDDNNPSNPSSGAVASSSSSIATNNHSPRTLGTSVSSYEESDDSIRIWVKYREGFSDAVRKSITWKTLWE; this is encoded by the coding sequence ATGCATAATATTATGACGGAAGAAGGCTCTATTGGACCCCAAGTACTAAATTCAGGACAATTGAATGACGATGATTGCGAAATGTTACCTAGTCTTGCGCTAGGTGAAAGCGATTTATTCGCAAGCACTCCCATTAACGGTGGTTTTGGTTTAGAGGAGCAGATAAAGGACGACCATGGAACAACTATTGGGCGCGGAAGATCATTTACATCAGCCAGTGGCAAGGTTGTAGTTTTACAAAAGAAGGAATTGAAGCTGACGCAGGAAATACATTGGACAGCTGACGAGAGTTACGGAGTGAATATAAACGAGCTAAGGGATAGAATTGAAGCACACAAATCGAGCAAGAAAGCTGCAGATGGGTTAGATGAAAATATCAGGGCAAATAAGCGCCTTTGGGTTGAGAAGTGGAGGCCGCGCAAGTTCCTCGATCTGGTAGGAAATGAGAAAAACAATAGACGTGTGATGCGATGGTTAAGACAATGGTCTCCTGTTGTATTTGGAGAAATGCTGCCATCTGATCCTATGCTTGCTCGGTTACAACAGTACCGTTCAGAAGGCGCGCAAAACATGATGATAGAAAAAGAGCTTGATCCTCTACATAGACCTAGTAAAAGAATTCTCCTAATACATGGCCCCCCAGGTGTTGGAAAGACATCGGTAGCACATGTTGTTGCAACACAAGCTGGTTATGATGTAATGGAAATTAATGCTAGTGATGAAAGAGCCGGCAATATCGTGAAAGAAAAAGTCAACAACAGTTTATTCAATGATTCGCTGAGTGGCAAGCCTGTTTGCGTTATAGCTGATGAAATTGATGGTAGTATTGAACATGGGCTGGTGAAGACTCTTATAGATGTAGTCCGTAACGATAGCAAAGCAACTCAAAACCTGCTGCTAAGAAACGAAGGCAGTGTTCGtaagaagaagaaaaccAAATATTCCAATAAGTTACTAACTCGGCCAATTATTGCCATCTGTAATAACCTGTATGCTAGTGCCCTAGAGCAACTTCGCCATCACTGTGAGATCGTGTCATTTATTCCGGCATCAGAGAACGCGTTACTCGACCGTCTGGAACATGTATGCAAGAAGGAAGGTGTCAACGTACAGAAGAAGGTCCTTAAACAGTTAGTTTATCTTTCACAAGGAGATGTGAGAAATAGCTTGAACAATCTGCAGTTTATGGCAACCAATGGCGAACTTAACGCTGATACTGATACTCAAAGCAAGGACATTAGTATTCCATGGTTCAAGCTTTGTAATCGGGTCTTTTATAAAAACCCTAAAGAAGATGCGATAGTACAGTTCAAAGAGCTGCTGCGTGATTTAGAGTTGAATGCGAATTACGAAAGATTGGTTGACGGTTGCTTTCAACTTTATCCCACAGTAAAATACTCAGATATTGGTATTTCTAAGCCTGTGAAGATATACGAATGGTTGTATTTTAACGATATGATGGCAAAGTCGGTCTACGAACACAATTCTGAATTAGTCAGGTACTGCCCAATGACTATTATGCAATTTCATCTGCTATTTAGCGACGTTGCAAACAAGCAGGAACAATGGGTCAAAAACATAGACTATGAGGTAAGAGAGTCGAGAAAAAGTCATGCAGCGATGGCATATGGAATACTGAACAAGATCCCACCAAAATATAAGATCTTTAACACTATAGAGTCTCTTATTATGGAAGTATTGCCACACCTTGACCAAATGTTAACTCCAGATTTTGCTAAGACACGAGACTTCGCTGTAAAAAGGAAGCTCATGGATAGTATAATTCCTCTTCTAGAACAGTTTGGTCTTACTTTAGAACACTCCAAGGATCAAAATTTCAATAATATTCTTTGCATATCTCCTCCATTTAATGAGattattaaaataaatCCCAAAGGCTCCGGAGAACCAGCGAAGCGCTCATCAATACTCAATATTTTGCTGGCTAGGTTAGAAGAGATAAAGGTGCAGAATAAGTCCAAAGAGGTCGATAAGCGTTCTCATGAAGATCGTCAGGAGGTCAAGAAAAACAATAATATTATGCCGGCTGACTATTTCAAAAATCAGTATAAAATGGTAAGCCTCCTGGACGATAACAATCCTTCAAACCCCAGTAGTGGCGCAGTTGCTTCATCAAGCTCATCTATAGCGACGAATAACCACTCTCCTCGCACTTTGGGGACGTCGGTATCATCATATGAGGAGTCGGATGACTCGATCAGGATTTGGGTAAAATATAGAGAAGGATTTTCGGATGCCGTTAGGAAGAGCATTAcctggaaaactctttgGGAATAA
- the SEC14 gene encoding phosphatidylinositol/phosphatidylcholine transfer protein SEC14 (Syntenic homolog of Ashbya gossypii ABR020W; Syntenic homolog of Saccharomyces cerevisiae YMR079W (SEC14) and YKL091C; 1-intron in Ashbya gossypii), producing the protein MTTIPTEEELLASYPNNSPPNALPGTPGNLTSDQEAAMHELRRLLVDAGYTKRLDDASMLRFLRARKFDIAAAKLMYENCEKWRAEFGVDTIFEDFHYEEKPLVAKFYPQYYHKTDIDGRPVYIEELGNLNLNEMYTITTQERMLKNLVWEYESFVRYRAPASSRQAGYLVETSCTIMDLKGISISSAAQVLSYVREASNIGQNYYPERMGKFFLINAPFGFSTAFRLFKPFLDPVTVSKIFILGSSYQKDLLKQIPAENLPTKFGGKSEVSEEEGGLYLSDVGPWRDPRFIGPEGEAPKAFTIHSAST; encoded by the exons ATGACCACAATACCAACC GAAGAAGAATTACTAGCCTCCTACCCAAATAACAGTCCTCCTAATGCCCTTCCTGGTACCCCAGGCAACCTTACAAGCGATCAGGAAGCCGCTATGCACGAATTGAGAAGATTGCTAGTTGACGCCGGGTATACAAAGCGTCTCGATGATGCAAGCATGCTACGTTTTTTGAGAGCAAGGAAGTTCGACATTGCGGCCGCTAAGCTAATGTATGAAAACTGTGAGAAATGGAGGGCAGAGTTTGGAGTTGACACCATATTCGAAGATTTCCACTATGAAGAAAAGCCATTGGTCGCTAAATTCTACCCCCAATACTACCATAAGACTGACATTGATGGCAGACCCGTCTATATTGAGGAATTAGGAAACTTAAATCTGAATGAAATGTACACTATCACCACGCAGGAACGCATGTTGAAAAACCTTGTCTGGGAATACGAATCTTTTGTCCGCTACAGAGCCCCTGCCTCCTCCAGGCAAGCAGGCTATCTAGTTGAAACTTCCTGCACAATCATGGACTTGAAGGGCATTTCCATTTCCTCAGCTGCGCAAGTCTTGAGCTACGTAAGAGAAGCGTCCAATATCGGCCAAAACTACTACCCCGAAAGAATGGGTAAATTCTTCCTTATCAATGCGCCATTCGGCTTTTCGACTGCATTCAGGTTGTTTAAGCCTTTCCTAGACCCCGTTACAGTGTCGAAGATCTTCATTCTAGGCTCCTCCTACCAGAAGGATCTTTTGAAACAAATCCCTGCAGAAAACTTACCTACAAAGTTCGGAGGAAAGTCTGAAGTTAGCGAGGAAGAAGGCGGGCTATACCTATCAGACGTCGGTCCTTGGAGAGACCCTAGATTTATCGGCCCAGAAGGCGAAGCTCCAAAGGCCTTTACTATACATTCTGCGTCTACTTGA